CGCACCCGCCCGTCCCCCCTTCTTCGCATCCGACTCCGAAGCACCTTCCTCGACGGCTCCACGTGACTTTGCCCGCCTCGCGTCCAGCTTCGCCGTCACGGTTCGGAAGATGGCGAAGAGCCCGACCGCGCCGAACAGGAAATAGGCCATCTGGAAGTGCGGGGTCAGAATGATCGCCGCCACGACGAGCGCCAGCCAGGTGAAGCGTCCGAGGGAGGGCCGGGAGAGTTGGCGGTCGGTCGCCCAGAAGAGCAGGGGAGCGAGTGCGGTGACGAAGATCTTGCCGTCGTGCCCGGGATAGACGAGCGACACCATGACCGGCGCCAGCATGTAGCCCGTCCCTGCGACGAGAGCTCCGGCTCTGGATACGCCCAGGTGTCGAACCCAGAGGTAGGTCAGGAAGCCGGCCGCGACGATGTGCAGCACGAAGCGCCAGCTCAGCGCCCGGTGGATCTCCGACGAGAGCAGGAGAAGGAGCGCCGAAGGCGGGTAGAGAGAGTCGCCGTAGCTGAGCGCCTCGGTGTAGGGAGTGCCTCCCAGAACGTGAGGCGTCCATCCCGGCACCCTTCCCAGTTCCTTGAAGGCGGAGACGAACCCTTCGCGCATGACCGTGCCTGCGGGGATCTGGTCTGTGCCCCAGAGCATCAGGTCGGTGGAGATGAAGGACCAGAAAAGGACTGCGCCCAGCGCTGGAAAGAGCGCCCAAGGCACCCAGCCCGGAAGGACGCCGACGTCCTTTGTCGCGTCGGCAGGCTTCCGGCCGTCGCGACCGCCGTCTCTCGTTCGCGGTCTATCGCGGTCTCGCCCGGCTCCGGATCTTATTCTCCTCCCGGAACGGGATCTCAGCGGGCGACCCTCGGAATCGCCAGACTCTGACCCGGCCGGATCTTGTCGGTTCGAAGGTAGTTTCGCTGTTTTAACGCCTCGATAGTCGTCGTGTGATCGCGCGCGATCTTCCACAGGGTGTCGCCGTTCTTGACCACGTAAGTGAACTCGGCGACCTCCCCGTCGTCGGCGAGCTTGGCCTGCTGGGTGAGACGTGCGACGTAGTCGGAGTACTGCTTCGGAAAAACCGCGATGTGGAAGTGCGGCGGCCATCGCTCCAGGGTGGCCTCCAGAACTCCCTTCGCCTCGAGGTCGAGCAGGACCCTTTGAAGCCAGGACCTGCACGTGTGATTGTTGGGACGCCGCAGATCGACCGCCATGCCGGTCGGGTGTACGGAGCGGTCGGAGGCGTTCCTCGGCTGGTGACTCTTCGGCCTGGTGAGCGAGGTCACCACCAG
The Gemmatimonadota bacterium genome window above contains:
- a CDS encoding LysM peptidoglycan-binding domain-containing protein, whose product is MKRTLFLTLLAGLAAGLAYPLVATGQSLRGSRASLDRQNRVARQNDFTYIANDAQAYRFRERGFLVQIRPNPDFVLHDVSFPMARAEVGVFVERLAGQYRAACGEQLVVTSLTRPKSHQPRNASDRSVHPTGMAVDLRRPNNHTCRSWLQRVLLDLEAKGVLEATLERWPPHFHIAVFPKQYSDYVARLTQQAKLADDGEVAEFTYVVKNGDTLWKIARDHTTTIEALKQRNYLRTDKIRPGQSLAIPRVAR